The proteins below are encoded in one region of Hordeum vulgare subsp. vulgare chromosome 3H, MorexV3_pseudomolecules_assembly, whole genome shotgun sequence:
- the LOC123444839 gene encoding F-box/LRR-repeat protein At1g67190 produces the protein MEHLPVEVIGNILAHLSAARDVMVSSAVCRKWREACRKHLHSLSFNSDDFPRDMTTRQLEIIITQTIFQTMGLQCLSIHIDNTHEFSAAPVIAWLMYTRETLRCLYYNIQTNPNVNILEKCGRQKLEVLDLDHNTITGVEPSYQRFTCLKSLYLRHVSISALDLSLLVAACPKIESLALDVLEIVTSDSQSTMELTSHTLKSIFVKTVGVDKIILDADNLEVLHLNALNLDLFELSGKGTLKHLKIDDVSVTHLDIGESTDHLEVVDVSNFMIVWPKFYNMICRACNLRMLRFWGVAFDDDDEIVDLETVAVAFPLLRHLSLSYELRDGLLHGLSPLENVSVLELGWTVISEHFGPWVFGMIERCPNLKKLVIHGVLSEAKTREERKMLATFTSFIVCLMRKYVHVDVQFEYE, from the coding sequence ATGGAGCATCTCCCGGTCGAAGTTATTGGCAACATTCTTGCACATCTTAGTGCTGCACGAGATGTCATGGTTTCCTCTGCGGTTTGCCGGAAGTGGCGGGAGGCCTGCAGGAAGCATCTCCATTCACTGTCCTTCAATTCAGACGACTTCCCTCGGGACATGACCACACGTCAACTTGAGATCATCATCACACAGACTATATTTCAGACGATGGGACTGCAGTGCCTCTCTATTCATATAGATAACACACATGAGTTCTCTGCAGCACCTGTGATTGCATGGCTAATGTATACCAGGGAGACACTCCGGTGCTTGTATTACAACATCCAAACCAACCCTAATGTAAACATACTGGAGAAGTGTGGGAGACAGAAGCTGGAGGTGTTGGATTTGGACCATAACACAATCACCGGTGTTGAACCAAGCTACCAGAGGTTCACTTGTCTTAAATCCCTTTATTTGAGGCACGTGAGCATTTCTGCCCTGGATTTGAGCCTTCTAGTTGCTGCTTGCCCGAAGATTGAGTCACTGGCACTTGATGTCCTTGAGATTGTCACGTCTGATTCGCAGTCCACAATGGAATTGACAAGCCATACCTTGAAAAGCATCTTTGTAAAAACAGTTGGTGTGGACAAGATCATACTCGATGCAGATAATCTGGAGGTCCTGCACCTGAATGCTTTGAACCTTGATTTGTTTGAGCTCTCTGGGAAGGGTACACTAAAGCATCTCAAGATTGATGATGTGAGTGTTACACATTTGGATATCGGGGAGAGTACCGATCATCTGGAGGTTGTGGATGTGAGTAACTTTATGATAGTTTGGCCAAAGTTCTACAATATGATATGTAGAGCATGCAACTTGCGGATGCTACGTTTCTGGGGTGTTGcgtttgatgatgatgatgagattGTGGACTTGGAGACTGTTGCTGTTGCATTTCCCCTTCTAAGGCATCTTTCACTAAGTTATGAATTACGAGATGGACTACTGCATGGATTGTCACCACTGGAGAATGTTTCGGTTCTGGAACTTGGTTGGACAGTAATAAGTGAGCACTTTGGACCCTGGGTGTTTGGAATGATTGAAAGGTGTCCAAATCTCAAGAAACTTGTCATTCATGGTGTTCTTTCTGAGGCAAAAACACGCGAAGAGCGCAAGATGTTAGCAACCTTCACCTCATTTATAGTTTGTCTCATGAGAAAGTATGTGCATGTGGATGTGCAATTTGAGTATGAGTGA